The following proteins come from a genomic window of Halorussus halophilus:
- a CDS encoding GNAT family N-acetyltransferase, whose protein sequence is MTSDLFPETIETERLVLERLCRENVDTLDFHHCFASGEADPEIFEYIPQEPWCVPKEAHDRIERVEERWNDSDAAEYVVRPTQDEQGAGEIAGTAHLHFDWDRRMGRLGCILREPFWGRGYSGERAGALLKLGFDRLDLELVETGCNAGNENSRRAIEKYVERWGGEYEGLLRNHVPMGDRVDDYHRYIISRGQFERNR, encoded by the coding sequence GTGACGAGTGACCTCTTTCCCGAGACTATCGAAACCGAGCGACTCGTCCTCGAACGACTCTGCCGCGAGAACGTCGATACGCTCGATTTCCACCACTGTTTCGCCAGCGGCGAAGCCGACCCGGAAATCTTCGAGTACATCCCCCAAGAACCGTGGTGTGTCCCGAAGGAAGCCCACGACCGAATCGAGCGCGTGGAAGAACGCTGGAACGACAGTGACGCCGCCGAATACGTCGTTCGGCCAACGCAGGACGAGCAGGGTGCTGGCGAAATCGCCGGAACCGCCCACCTCCACTTCGACTGGGACCGCCGGATGGGCCGACTCGGTTGCATCCTCCGCGAGCCGTTCTGGGGGCGCGGATACTCGGGCGAACGCGCAGGCGCGCTCTTGAAACTCGGCTTCGACCGACTCGACCTCGAACTCGTCGAGACTGGCTGTAACGCCGGAAACGAGAACTCCCGACGGGCCATCGAGAAGTACGTCGAGCGGTGGGGAGGGGAGTACGAGGGTCTCCTCCGAAACCACGTCCCGATGGGCGACCGAGTAGACGACTACCACCGTTATATCATCTCGCGCGGACAGTTCGAACGAAACCGATGA
- a CDS encoding DUF7385 family protein has protein sequence MSDPEPFDVHKIRHKLKLHNDTGDRQLWENKKDAVCPACEDPFSELLISEQLENSFNRPDGRFCVVREESRILVFTH, from the coding sequence ATGAGCGACCCCGAACCCTTCGACGTGCACAAAATTCGACACAAGCTCAAACTGCACAACGACACGGGCGACAGACAACTATGGGAGAACAAGAAGGACGCCGTCTGTCCAGCCTGCGAGGATCCGTTTTCCGAACTCCTGATATCTGAACAGCTCGAAAACAGCTTCAACCGACCCGACGGTCGGTTTTGCGTCGTCCGCGAGGAGAGTCGAATCCTCGTCTTTACTCACT